In Vibrio kanaloae, the genomic stretch GGTAAAACGGATACGGCAATTAAGCAGCTTACTTATGCGGTCGATAGTAATTTACTGGTTGATGAACAAGCTTGGGTAACGAAGCGCATGCTTGCTGATTTGTTGTTAAATGATCAGCAATTCAAAAAAGCGCTTCCGCACTACTACCAGCTAGTAAAAACGGCCCCAGAAACGGAAAAGAAAGACACGCTTTGGATGCGAATTGCACAAGTGGAATACCAAATTGAAAACTGGTCGAAAGTCCTAGTTGCCATCGGTAACCACGACAAATTGAATTCGAAACCAGAGTTATCATCTCTATCGCTAAAACTCGGCGCACAGCTCCAGTTAAAGCAGTGGAAGCAGTCTATCCCTACACTGGAAAGCCTTATTGAACTCCAACCAGAGAAAGATAACTGGTGGCGTCAACTTGTGGGTATTCAGTTAAGACTAGAACGTAACCGTGATGCATTGAACACGTTAGCACTGGCTGATTTACAAGGCGTTGAGCTGAAAAACTCAGATCGCCGCTTGTTAGCACAGCTTTACGCGAAACGCGGCATTCCAGAGCGTGCTGCTCAAGAGATCGCTAAGTTAGATGATGCGAACAGTGATGTTCAGCTTCTGGCTGAGCAAGCAACCTACTGGCAGTTAGCTAAAGAGTGGGACAGTGCCATTGAAGTGTGGACGCTAGCGGCTAAAAAAGACATCCAATATCATTGGAATGTCGCTCAGCTGTTGGTTCAGCAAGGTTACTATGATCGAGCGCTGGTTGTTCTCGACAAAGTGAAAGACAAAAACAAACAGGCCGACGTTGCTTTAGCTA encodes the following:
- a CDS encoding tetratricopeptide repeat protein, encoding MMKQIWILVGLLFMPLTTQAKDLTQYTAIRVQKAHKLAQDEQVKQAIDVLAGLELSKGYDKAYVARMLGVFYWQEGKTDTAIKQLTYAVDSNLLVDEQAWVTKRMLADLLLNDQQFKKALPHYYQLVKTAPETEKKDTLWMRIAQVEYQIENWSKVLVAIGNHDKLNSKPELSSLSLKLGAQLQLKQWKQSIPTLESLIELQPEKDNWWRQLVGIQLRLERNRDALNTLALADLQGVELKNSDRRLLAQLYAKRGIPERAAQEIAKLDDANSDVQLLAEQATYWQLAKEWDSAIEVWTLAAKKDIQYHWNVAQLLVQQGYYDRALVVLDKVKDKNKQADVALAKVRSWYKLKNLDNALAQAKRANNIDPSSEAKGWIKYLTQLRTVSDNGNV